In one window of Anaerolineae bacterium DNA:
- a CDS encoding DUF5684 domain-containing protein, producing MLTSIAPISAIFQQGGEGELSIGLLVLILALTIVFIAGIWKTFQKAGQPGWGALIPIYNAYLMLKIAGRPGWWLILLLIPAVNIIILLLVCLDIAAAFGKSAVFGVIMLFLLSGLGFLILGFGSAKYIGPTATRSAGA from the coding sequence ATGTTGACCTCAATCGCCCCCATCAGCGCGATCTTTCAACAAGGCGGCGAAGGCGAGCTTTCGATCGGCTTGCTGGTGCTCATCCTCGCGCTGACGATCGTGTTCATCGCCGGCATCTGGAAGACCTTCCAGAAAGCTGGCCAGCCCGGGTGGGGAGCCCTCATCCCCATCTACAATGCCTACCTGATGCTCAAGATCGCCGGCCGTCCCGGCTGGTGGCTGATCTTGCTGCTGATCCCGGCTGTGAATATTATCATCCTGCTCCTGGTATGCCTCGATATCGCGGCGGCCTTCGGCAAGAGCGCCGTCTTCGGCGTGATCATGCTCTTCCTGCTCAGCGGCCTGGGGTTCCTGATCCTGGGGTTCGGCAGCGCCAAGTATATAGGCCCGACCGCCACGCGGTCGGCGGGAGCTTAG